TAATAATAAAAATATTGTCCTTGAAAATGAAATAAAAGAAAGAAAAAGGCTTGAACTTCAGCTTAGACAAGCCCATAAAATGGAAGCTCTCGCTACTTTTTCAGGGGGGATTGCTCACGATTTTAATAATATCTTGAGCATTATCCTTGGAAATACTGAATTAGCAATGGACGAAGTGTTGGAATACAGCTCTAGCCGAGAATATTTAGAAAATGTTAGAAAAGCAAGTCTTAAAGCCAAGAATATTATTTTACGGCTATTGAGCGCGACTCGTCATATAAAAAAGGAATATAAACCTCAAAATTTTGCTTTGCTTGTTAAAGAAGCTTTAGAAAAAATACACCTGCTTTTGCCTGAAAATGTTACAATAAAAGAAAGTATATCTGATTTATTTGAATCGGTTGAAGCAGATCCAAAGCAAATATTGGAAATGATGTTAGAACTTTGTAAAAATTCCTTAGATGCGATAGGTGATAATGTAGGCATAATTGAAATTTTTCTTTCAAAGGTTGTTCTTGACGAAAAAGAAATATCATTGTTTAAAGATTTAAAGCCAGGAACATATATTGAATTTAAAATTTCAGACACTGGCTGTGGAATTACTAAAGAAAATATTGAATATATTTTTGATCCATATTTTACAACCGGAGATATAGCAGTAAAATCTGGAATGGGGCTTGCTATCGTAAATTCTATTGTTAGAAGTCATGAAGGAGCAATTTCAGTATCAAGCGAAGAAGGTAAAGGCACTACTTTTAGAGCTGTATTTCCAATTAAAAAATAAGAATATATTCCAAAAAAATAGATGTATATAAATAGTTAAAACTCGAACATCCAATAATTTTGGCCTTAGTCATTGTGTTGCTAATTATATATATTCTATATTTGGAATATATAGATAGATAGGTTTGTTAATTAAAAAAACAATAAATTAAAGGGGAAAATCATGGCAGAGAATCCAAGGAGAGAAAGGGATTTAATTCTTGCTCCAAATGAGCACGCTTTTATTTTAGACGAAACAAAAGGAAACATAGTTAATTATGTTGGACCTCATAAAACAAGCTTAGCTAATACTGACCAGCCTGTAGTTTTTAATAGTGATTCAAAGCGTTTTGAACGATGTAATCTTGAGCAGGCAATTAAGCCTTTTGCTATTGCACCTGAAGGCTGGTATGTAGTTCTTAAAAATCCGCCAAAAGACGGAAAGCCTGCTACAACTGGAACAGCTAATAGTCTTCCTCCTCTTGAAATTGGTAGAAAAGTAAATATTCCAGGTCCTGTATCTTTTGCTCCATGGCCGGGACAAATGATTAAGGTTATTCAAGGTCATCATCTAAGGTCAAATCAGTATTTAATTGTCCGAGTTTATGATGAAGAAGCTGCTCGTGTAAATTGGGGACAGGCTGTTATTAAACCTCAAACAAGTCAAGGCTCATCTGATATCCCATCTGATTCTGATATTGAAGTAAAAACAGCAGAAGAAATTCCAGATTTAACAATGGGTAAGCTTTTAGTTATTAAAGGTACTGACGTATCTTTTTATATACCTCCAACAGGAATAGAAGTTGTTGCCGATGAAACTGGGCAATATATAAGAAACGCGGTAACTTTAGAAAGGCTTGAATACTGCACTCTTCTTGATGAAGATGGTAATAAACGATATATTAAAGGTCCAGATGTGGTATTTCCAAAACCAACTGAAACTTTTGTTGAAAAAATAGGCTCACGCAAGTTTAAAGCTATCGAACTTAACGAAATCAGCGGACTTTATATTAAAGTTATAGCTCCTTACGAAGAAAATGGAGTATCCTATAAAGTAGGAGACGAGCTTTTTATTACAGGCAAAGATCAGATGATATATTTCCCAAGGCCAGAGCATGCTATTATACGATATGGAGATAGGGAAGTAAATTATGCAGTAGCTATTCCTGCAGGAGAAGCAAGATATGTATTAAACAGGCTTTCAGGTCAGATTTATTTGCAAAAGGGTCCATGTATGTGTCTTCCTGATCCAAGAAAAGAAGTAATTGTTAGAAGAGTTCTTGAACCAAGACTTGTTGAATTATGGTTTCCTGGAAATAAGGATGCCCTTGAATATAACCGCAGTCTTGTTGAACTTACGCGAAAGCAGAAAATGGCTGATTTTGTTAGCGAGCAAGAAGTAAAAAAACTTATGAAAGAAAAAAAAGCCGATGTTTTTGCTGCATCTTTATCTGATGAAGAAGGCGAATTTGTCGGAGATGGTTTTAATAGAAGGAGAGCGTATACCCCGCCTCGAACAATTACCCTTGACACTAAATATGAGGGCGCTGTAAGCGTTAATATTTGGACTGGTTACGCTGTATTAGTTGTAAGCAAATCAGGAGAGCGAAAAGTTATAGTCGGTCCTAAAACGTATCTTCTTGAGTACGATGAAATACTTGAATATTTTGAGCTTTCAACAGGCACTCCAAAAACTGAAGAGAATTTGCTTAAATCAGTTTATCTTAGAAGTCTGCACAATAAAGTTTCTGATATGGTTGATGCTGAAACAAAAGACCTGTGTAAAGTAAAAATAAAGCTGTCCTATCGAGTTAATTTTGAAGGAGATCCTGAAAAATGGTTTAATGTAGAAAATTATATTAAATTTCTTACTGACCATATTCGTTCAGTTCTTCGTCATTCAGTTCGTCAATACGGAATCGAAGATTTTTATAGAAACGCCATCAGCATTATTAGAGATACAATTTTAGGAAAAACAACCGAATCTGGAAAAAGGCCTGGCGCAGTATTTGAAGAAAATAATATGAGAATTTACGATGTTGAAGTTTTAGATGTAATTATTGATGATGATTCTATTTCCGAACTTCTTGTTGATGCACAGCACAATATTGTTGAACAGACATTAGAAATTGCAGCAGAAAAAAGAAAACTCGACCTGACTATGGAACGGGAATCAATCAATCAAAAAATATCTGAATGTGAAGCTACAACTAAAAAGCTTATGATAAATCTTCAAATTGAAGAAGCTCAAAAGCGTTTAGATTTAGATATCTGCAGATTAGACTCTGAAGAAAAAACTCAAAAGAAACGTCTTGATTCTAAACTAGCGGAACAAAATGCCCTTGAAACAATAAATACTGCTGAAATTGCAAGACAAAAAGCTAAATTCGACCTTGATTTATCAGTATCAGAACAAAAAATGAATCAGCGTTTAGAAGAGCTTAAATCTCAAGTTGAAGCAGTAGTCAATAAAGCAAAAGCAGTGTCGCCTCAACTTGTATCCGCCCTTCAATCTTTTGCTGATAAAGCCCTTGCTGAAAAAATGGCTGAAACTATGTCTCCCCTTGCGATACTTGGAGGCAAAAGCATATCAGAAGTGTTCGCTCAACTTTTAAAAGGCACAGTAATCGAAAAGGCTTTATTAAAGGCACCACATATGGATGGTGAATGACAACAACGACTTATCAGAATGAACAAAAGATAGTGGAAAAGGAGCTCAGTAGTAATATGGAAAATTTACTTAAATATGTTTATGTATCGAATAATTATAAAATTGCTTATTTGCAGTCTGGAAAAGGAACTCCCATGATTTTTTTGCATAACGGAGGGCTTGACCATCGTATATGGGATTTTCAAATTGAAAAGTTCAGTAAAAATTATGAGGTATTTGCCCTTGACCTTCTTGGATATGGTCAATCTGATAAGCCTGAAGTAGAATATACTTTAAATCTTTATGTTGATATTTTATCAGATTTTATTGAAAAGCTTGGATTGGCGAATGTTATACTTGTAGGTCATTGTATAGGATCGGCAACTACTCTTTCCTATACTATAAAAAATCCGGATAATGTTAAAGCTATTATTCTTTTTAATCTTGTAACAAAAAAAATATTATTAGATGGCTATGCGGGCTATTCATACAAAGTACTGACTAATGCACCTGTGCGATATTTTCTTAAACAATTATCAGAGAAATTCGTTCCAGATAAATGGATGCTAAAATTTGTAGTTCCTGTACTTTACGGGAAAAAGGGCGAGCCTGATAATGAATTTATTGAGCATTTTTATGATCTTAACACATCTCCATCACAGCTAAGAGTTCTTTATAGCCTACTTTTGAATTTTGAAAGTTTTAAACAACTCGATCAATTTACAAAACCGACTAATTTCCCTAAATCTCTTTTGATATGGGGAGTTGATAATAAAATATTGCCGGTCAATTCCGGCAAAAAATTTGCTGAAAAATTAAAGCCAGACGTAATTAATTTATTTGAAGAATGCGGGCATCTTGTTATGCGCGAAAACAGTAAAGAAGTAAATGAATGTATTGAAAATTTTATAAATGAATTTTTAAGCAGTTCTGAATCTCTCTAACTTGCAAGCATATCTTTAAAAATAGTTAATATTTTTAAAAAACACAAAATTTAAATTGGATTCCTGCGAACGCAAGAATCCAATTTAAAAGTGTAAACTAAAATTTAAGTATGCCAAAAATTTAATTCATTTTTAGCATTTCAGACAAAATTTTTTGTATCTCTAATAAGGGATTTATATTTTTATCTATCGTCAATATTGATATCCCTTTTTTATCAAATTCAGAAATCAATCCGTCAGGGGAAACTTGTCCGTAAGTGATAAGCCCTTCAGTCCTAAGCTTTTCCATAAGCGAATCGTCAATTTCATTTACTCGATTAAAAATAACACCGGTTTTAGTTGGGATCATTTTAGGGATTCTTGCCATTGTTTCTTTAAGTAGTATTGCGGTGTTGATGCTTCTTAGGGAATTATCACAAACAATAATTGGATAATTTACAGTTTCGACTACTTGCCGACCTACTTGTTCAATACCAGCTTCAGCATCAATTATTACAACATCAAATTTTGAAGAAACATATTCAATAGTTGTTTTCAATATAGTATTTAGAGGGCAATAACATCCAAGAGTATCAGTATATCCCATAGCAAGCATACTGAATTTTGCTGTATCAAAAACAGACTCAAGAAGGAGATAATCAATAACATCTGAAAGACCATCTTTTTCTTCTTGTGTTTTTGCAGATTTCACTATTTTTATTATTTCTTCCCTTGACTTTCCAATGGTTTTAAAACCGCTTATATTAAGTGCTGTAGAAAGACCCATTGCAGGGTCAGCGTCAATAAATAAAACTTTTTTTCCCTGTTCAATAAATATTTTCCCAAATAAAGCGGATAAAATTGTTTTTCCAACTCCGCCTTTACCTAAAAAAGCTATAATTGATGGTTTATTCATTTTTTACCCTTTTTTAAAGCTATAGATTTAATTGTGTCGCAATATATTTTTTCGTCACACGAAGTACAATTTAAAGAGTCACAGCTTATAGCACCAATAGAATCAAGCTTTGACCTTATGTTTTCTTCGTAGATTTTATTTGCTTTTAAGTTGATATCTTCAAATTTTTTGATACAGTCTGGTTCATCCGATATTAAAATTATAGATATAGATTTAATATTTTTTATGTGTTTTTTATACTCGGATATTAATGCAGAACCGAGCTCAACAAGACTGAATCCTTTGTCTATTAAGTTTTTATGAATTCTTACCCATATTTTGCCGGGAATGTTTCGAGGCATATATCCCGGTATTTTATTGCTTAAATATTTTAAAGTCTGGATTTTAGGATTAGTTGCGTCAGAATCCTTATCAAGTTCAAGCATTATTATTTGAGCAAAAGAAATTGCTTGTTTCTTTGTATTTGGAAAATCGGTTCCTTTTATCCATATTCCGTCTTTAACAGTATTATTTTGATTTGTAAATAATACGCAGCTTAAAGATGTAAATTTTGGAGGGCCGAGCTCTAAGGCTGTATCTTCTGAAAGAACAACATAATTAAATGCTGGGTTATCATGTTTTATTATCGATTTTATTGAAGCATATTTGGAATCATAATCTTCAAGTTCGTGTTTAATGAAGGAATTACATTTGCTTTCAATGATTTCAAATACGTTTAAAATAAGGTCTGTATGGTCTTTATTAATAATAGTTGATTTATTTTCTTCCATAATAATTTTCTGTTGTTTTAATTTATAATAAGTTTGTGATATAGATTAGCCTTAAATAAATTATAATTTTTGTAATATCAAATTAAATTTAAATAAAAGGATTTAGCAAATGATGAGTCAGCACTATAGAAATTATTTTTTTTTATTATTGTTTATAATTGGAAGCTGTCAAACAAATATTAAAAAAGAAATATCTGATCTTGCTACGTCGATACCAGCTGGAAAGCGTATTTCAGTACCTAATTCCTATGATTCTAATACAGGAGAAGTCAATGGGCTTGGATGTTATTTAAGGGATAAGATTGAAAGCAGTATTGATACTGAAAAATATCATCTTGTTCCAAGAGAAGATCTTGTAATTTTTTTTGATGAAAAAGAATTTGATATGCATAATAAAGTCAATGTTGATTCCCAAAAAAATACTGAAAAGATAGATTCTGATATTGCAATAGCTTCAAGGTACTATTTTATCAAAAATGAAGAAAACATTGTTGAGCTTGAAATTAGAGTTCTCGACCTAAAAAGCGAGCGAAGAAAAATTCTTAATTCCCGTTCCTGTATTGTATCGATACCCGATAATTATCAAGATATGATATGCCAGAAAAAAGGGAATATTTATAAATCGGGATTAGAAAATATTAGCACAAATAGTAGAAATAAACCCAAATTATCTGGAAATCTTAATAAAAATTGTTATGAAGATTATGAGCAAATGTCTGTTAATATTAAAACAGAAAAGGGAGTTTATTTATATATATTTAACCTTGCCGCTGATCACACTGTAACTATACTTTATCCTAATGTATATATGCCAAGCGAACCGTTATCAATAGAAAAATTTGAATTCCCGCCTAAAAAAAATCCTAACATAAAATATATCAGTGTTTCTTCTTTACCTGATGAAGATTCGTCAAAAGAATCTATCAAAATAGTTGCGTCAAAAATAAAAATGGATTTCAGTTTTTTGCCGGTTCCTATTAATTCATATTATGCAGGAGCAAAAGGCGGAGACATAAAAAAAATGCTTGACGTATTAAAGACTAATCAAGAATGGTCAGAAATTGATATTCCTTACATTGTTGGAAAAGATTGCAAAAAATAGTAAATAAATAATATAAATAAGTATTAAGGGAACATTGGTGATGAAACAAAAAATTATAAATAATTTAATAAACATTATTGTTTTTGGTCTTTTATTTTTATTCAATCAGCTTATCTATGCTGATACAGATATTTTTAGCACTACGGATGTATCAAAATGGCAGGAATCAGAGATTGATATCCAAGCTTTGAAATCGGAAATAGAATCAATAACAAAACTTTACGAAGCAATACCTGCAGATACTCCGGTTAATAAAGTTGAAGGTCAAAAGCGGAATTTATTAGGCAATAGGATTGAATTGATCCAGGAGCTTATCCGCATATTTGAACGAAAAAAACAGATAGCTGAATCAATCGTAAATGCTCCTATGGTTAATTCTGAACTTGATAAAGAAATTGAAAAACAGAGAAGTAGTAAAACTACAACTAAGGAACCAGATAAACCAAG
This is a stretch of genomic DNA from Desulfobacterales bacterium. It encodes these proteins:
- a CDS encoding response regulator is translated as MDSEFKNQDINILIVDDNPFNLKLLAAILSEKGYKVRPVPNGNLALSAARAIHPNLILLDINMPGMSGYEVCQELKDDKLTADIPIIFITVKDEIADKVRGFDLGAVDYITKPFHPKDVLARVETHVKLRHLQRILNNKNIVLENEIKERKRLELQLRQAHKMEALATFSGGIAHDFNNILSIILGNTELAMDEVLEYSSSREYLENVRKASLKAKNIILRLLSATRHIKKEYKPQNFALLVKEALEKIHLLLPENVTIKESISDLFESVEADPKQILEMMLELCKNSLDAIGDNVGIIEIFLSKVVLDEKEISLFKDLKPGTYIEFKISDTGCGITKENIEYIFDPYFTTGDIAVKSGMGLAIVNSIVRSHEGAISVSSEEGKGTTFRAVFPIKK
- a CDS encoding alpha/beta hydrolase; its protein translation is MENLLKYVYVSNNYKIAYLQSGKGTPMIFLHNGGLDHRIWDFQIEKFSKNYEVFALDLLGYGQSDKPEVEYTLNLYVDILSDFIEKLGLANVILVGHCIGSATTLSYTIKNPDNVKAIILFNLVTKKILLDGYAGYSYKVLTNAPVRYFLKQLSEKFVPDKWMLKFVVPVLYGKKGEPDNEFIEHFYDLNTSPSQLRVLYSLLLNFESFKQLDQFTKPTNFPKSLLIWGVDNKILPVNSGKKFAEKLKPDVINLFEECGHLVMRENSKEVNECIENFINEFLSSSESL
- a CDS encoding AAA family ATPase, translating into MNKPSIIAFLGKGGVGKTILSALFGKIFIEQGKKVLFIDADPAMGLSTALNISGFKTIGKSREEIIKIVKSAKTQEEKDGLSDVIDYLLLESVFDTAKFSMLAMGYTDTLGCYCPLNTILKTTIEYVSSKFDVVIIDAEAGIEQVGRQVVETVNYPIIVCDNSLRSINTAILLKETMARIPKMIPTKTGVIFNRVNEIDDSLMEKLRTEGLITYGQVSPDGLISEFDKKGISILTIDKNINPLLEIQKILSEMLKMN